The following nucleotide sequence is from Triticum dicoccoides isolate Atlit2015 ecotype Zavitan chromosome 7B, WEW_v2.0, whole genome shotgun sequence.
GTCTTCGGCGTATAATGTGCACTATTTGACAGTCACCCATTCGGCCATGTACAAGGTGGTCTGGACAGCCTGGGCCCCCCCGAAAGTAAAATTTCTCGCATGGCTTGCCATCCAAGACAGGTTATGGACATCCGCTCGCTTGGCCAAGCGAGGGTGGCCAAACAGTGGCCCGTGCACCTTCTGTAGGCGTGAACAAGAGACAGTTGAGCACATTTTCTTTCAATGTAGATACACCTTGAGAGTTTGGGAGATGGTCAGAGCTTGGCTTCAACTCATTGATTTGGATACTTCAGGTTGGGCGGCTTACAGGAGCATCCATGCATGGTGGTGTGAATCGGCTTCCGCCCACAGTGCTCACAAAAAAGTGATGCCATCTATCTTCATGCTCGTTTCGAAAGCAATTTAGGATGAGAGGAACGCACGGGTCTTTCGAGGCCGCTCCGCTCCAACGTTCACCACCCTCCAAGCAATCAAGCACGAGGCGATGCTATGGGTCCGGGCAGGGGCAAAACATTTGGGGTGTCTGATGCCGGGAGAGTAACGGCTTGTACTTTCTTTCTTTGCGGCCTTTTGGCCGGTGCTTAAAAACCCTGTTAAACCTCCTTCTTATTTAATGAAtggggcaaatcttttgcctccgtttcaaaaaaaaaaacagccaCAGGTTACACGCGCGGGTGCCAACAAACGTGCTTTATTTCACTTGCGCGGCAAAAACTAGTATTCTTTCGTCCAGAATAATAATGGAAAGATCTCTGTCAGAGAAGGAATAATCTGACAGATGTACGTGCGTGCGTGCGACCCCTTCCCGGACGTGCCAAGCATCTTCTTCTTTCTCAAAGAAAGACAGAAAGAAATCGTTTCTTAACTGACGGGAGGGCAGACTGATGGTCTGATCTCCTTCGTTAGAATTCGGTCACGTTCGATTCGAGGGAAGCAGCAGGACGATCTTTCAAGGCGGGAGCATCTCTCTTCTTACCCGATCCGGTGTGATTGTTTCGTGGAAGGAAAACAAACAAAACTCGTCATCTCGGATGATTTCGTCCGACCCGCACCTAACCGAGATAATCCCCCATCCGTGCCATAAACATCACTACTAGGAGTAACATGCATGGACAAGTGTGGTGTGGTTGACCGGCAGCCCGCAGCCGGCGCCTAGCTTTCAACTTCAAGACGTGGGCAAGTGTGTCTGGAGCGGCGGTGCGGCCGGTTGACTCCTTCAGTTTGGCTGGCACAGTCACGTGAAGGTGGCCGTTGCCGCATCTTGGTGCGTCTCTCTCCAGATCCACAGCAGAAGCCAACCAGTGAACGTGCCGGTCACCAAAAAGTAGATTGGACCAGCAAGAACGGACGAGGGCACCCAAGGTTTGCTCTTTCCACACACACACTTTCACTCTAGCTGGCTCGGGGCCGCCTGCTGGGTTCTCCGCAGGCCGCAGCCAGGCCACTTGTACGTCAGGATCTCATCACAAAAGAGGGACAGGAAACTAAATACTCGCAGCCTAAATTAACTGATGATGTAGAGATGACAGTACAATCTATCTCCAGCAGCAATCGCATTGGCCGCATTTGTCAGCATTATAATGGGAAAACACAACACGAGAGATGATAATCGACGAGCTGATCATTTACATGTTTCGCACAAAGGGAGCCTGGCTGATTTAGGAACTCTTGACGAGGTATTGTACAATGCATACATGTATGTGTCACTGACGCTCAAGAGCTCGGGGCTCGGCGCTGGTCTCCCAATCTTTACTTTCAGAGCAATTCCATCCATCAGCATTTCCACTGTTTTAGCGCGACTGGGCGCGCACCTTGAGCTTGGGAGCATTGACAACTCAGTACGTCTTGTACAATCCCATAAGAGGCTTCTCCCTGTCCTCCACTCTTTTCCGAGCTGCTTCCCGCGCTCTGagtgccgcctcctcctccttggtaaCCACCTTGGGCTTCTTGGTGTCCTCTCTTTTTCTCTTGTTAGCGGCAAGAGCTGACGGAGCACCCTTCACAGCTCTCATCGGGTTCAGTGGTTTCGTTACGACCACACCTGGGGCTGGCCCTCCTTTAATACCGGCGACAGGCCCGCTTCCACCAGCCGGTTTTGGTTGTGAGGTCGACGATTGGGCAACATTAGTTTTTGAGGTTTCCGCCCACTTGTATGCCTCTTCCTGGGTGACCCATTTGCCTGCTCAGCGGAAAAAAAACATAAATATCAATTATAATAAATAACCACTCTAGAAGCCATGACGGGAACGAATTAGAAATCTGATGTGTCTGCTTAACGAAAGTACCTAAGCCGTCAGAATAATAGAATCCAGAGTTCGAGTCGTAGTAAAGTCCAGTAGACTTATCATAATAATATCCTGAAGTTGAGTCAAATACCCATCCTGCAGAGATCATATTTCAAACATGTTAAAACACAGAAAAGAAACTCAGTGTAAAAAAAAAAAGCATTCAGAATGACATCAATACATTGTCTTGGTACCAAGCATGACCAGAGGGTATATCAGTCTATGCAGAGTATACTTCatatttcatactccctccgttccaaaatgtagtgcttcctctattcccatgcttcaactttgaccataaatttaaccaacgagaccgactgcggcgggagaaaaaattatataaatttaaccaacgagaccatgttagtaatttttgctcccgccgcagtcggtctcgttggttaaacttatggtcaaagttggaacaggggaagcgcgggcgcactatattttggaatggagggagtgctaGGGATAATCCAGATAAAGGTTCATATTGAAATGGTATTACTAACATGTAGTCTTTGAAATCTGGTTCCTGGTAGAGCCAGAATTAATATGCTAGAAAAATATGAACGCTTAATTGTTGGACAAGAGGACACTTTGCTGAGGTACAGTTCATGAAAAACCTAACATCTTTCAGCTAACTGATGAATGTTGTCTTAAGACATTTTGATGCCCATATTTGTTGTCCTATCATATAAGAATTTGTTGACACATTTTCTTCCAAGTAGGGGCATTTGGCTTATACAGGAATAAAAGAAAGCAGAACCAGCAAAAAGATATACTTGAATGGGTGATTTAATCATAAGAAACAAGTGGAGCTTGGAAAACTGACGATACATAGCAGGTTATTTCTTGGTTCAGCCATCACATTCTCCTGCTGTGATGTGGCCATCTGGCTCGGAACTAAGCAAGTGAACAACTAAAATCAGTAGGAGAGAAGTCAGCAAGGTAATGAAAGCTCAAGGGTGAACAAGGGAGAAGCTTATAATAGATCGAGATCTAATTTGTGCTATACAAATCAAAGATAACTATGCACGCAATGGGAAATAAAGGATGCAGTGCAGTAGGTATTCAGGTATTAAAGAGCCAAACCTTCTCCAGGTGCTGCAGAACTGTCACCATCAGTGTTTCTCTGATTATTCTCTAAATCTTTCTGGTAACTCTTGTTAGCTTTCTGCAGGGAAAAACATTAAAAATATAATCAGGAATGCCACCCCCATAACTCAGGAAAAAAATGTAACAAGAGATGATGTAAAGCTAGAAAGAAAAGCCTGCATGTTGTAACAATCTAGCAATGTTTCCATTTACAAATCTAGTTTATGCAAGATATGTATGTCATGGCTGGACTTAACTGATGGACAGCAATACACAGAAAAATGCAGTGAATTACGAACTTACAGCCTCTATCAGTTGGAGAGCTTTTGCTGCTTGTTGCTGCTCCTTTTCCTTGGCAGCGCC
It contains:
- the LOC119337695 gene encoding zinc finger protein ZOP1-like, encoding MTEYWVSQGNKWCDLCKIFISNNPFSIRTHELGKRHKDNVTQRLSTMQKDGAAKEKEQQQAAKALQLIEAKANKSYQKDLENNQRNTDGDSSAAPGEGWVFDSTSGYYYDKSTGLYYDSNSGFYYSDGLGKWVTQEEAYKWAETSKTNVAQSSTSQPKPAGGSGPVAGIKGGPAPGVVVTKPLNPMRAVKGAPSALAANKRKREDTKKPKVVTKEEEAALRAREAARKRVEDREKPLMGLYKTY